The DNA region AGAGAAAAGAGGAGGAACGTGGCAAGGGACGCGACAGTACGGTTCAGGTGCAGCGAGGGCATCGGTTTTTCTCCGCTGCCCAACTTATCACAGAAACGATTTAGCTTCGCTCAATGATGCGTGCGCTCAGGCTCCGAAGAGGTTGGTGTTGAGAAAGTCGTTGCGGAATTTTCCGTTGGGATCGTAGTGCTTGAGCATGGCCTGATAGTCGGGCAGCTTTTCATAGAGATGCTGGATATGCGAGGGCTGCATGGTGAACATCTTGGCCCAGTGCGGACGGGCGTCGAAGGGAGCGAGCTTGGCTTCGATGAGCGGAAGGACTTTCTTGACCGATGGCCAGTCCGGCTTCCATGTGAAGTGGATGGTCATGGAATCGCGGTTGTGGCAGGTGCTCATCCATATGTTGTCGGAGGCGATGGTGCGGAACTCGGTGACGAAGAGATGCGGCGTGATGTGGTCGCGAAGCTCTTCGACGGCGCGGATGGCGGCGTAGCCTTTGTGCCGGGGGACGAAGTATTCGGACTGTAACTCATTCCCGCTGCTGGGGGTGAAGTTCATGCGGAAGTGCGGCATGCGCTCGTACCACGGGCCGGGGATGCCTTGCTGCTCGGTGCAGTTGACGGCGGAGGCTCCGGTGATGGGGTGGAGTTTTTGCTTGGCCAGCGTTGCGCCGTAGAACTCGGCGGGCATGTCGGCCTTGCCACCGGGAGCGAGGCGGCTCTTGATCCAGACCTGGGTGGCGCGATTTTTTTGCCAGTCGGTGAAAAGGCTGACGCTGTAGCCGCTGCCGAAGATGGCTTCGAGGTTGTGTTCGAGCTGGTCGAAGGAGAGATTTTCGTAGACGACCTGCGCCATCTGGAAAGTAGGTATGACGTCGAGCGTGGTAGCGGTGACTACGCCGAGGCCGCCGAGGGCGACGGCCGCACCGAGGATTTGGTCGCCATCTTTTTCGCGGGAGATGTGGACGATGTTGCCGTCGGCGGTGACGATTTCCATGGCGGCGACGGAGGTGGAGAGGTTGCCGTTCTTGTTGCCGGAGCCGTGGGTCGCGGTCGCGCAGGCTCCGGCGACGGAGACGTGGGGGAGCGAGGCGAGGTTGTGCACAGCGAAGCCTTGCGCGTCGATATACGGAGCGAGCTGGCCATAGGTGACGCCGCCGCCGACTGTGACGGTGCGGGCCTTGGCGTCGACCGACATATTCTGAAGCGCCTTGACGGAGATCTGGTTGAAGTTGCTGTCGGCGATGGTGTTGAAGGAGTGGCGTGCGCCGAGGGCTCTGAGCTTGGTACAGCTCTTTACGGCCTGCTGCGTCTCTTCGACGGTCGTTGGCTGGAGCAGGTGATCGGTATGGTACTGGAGATTGCCAGACCAGTTGGTGCGGTGGGCGGCGGCAGGGGCCTCTGAATGCGCGGTCTGTTCTGCAGGAGCGATGCGGGAGAGCATGGTTCCGGTGATGATAGCGCCTGTGCTCTTGAGGAATTCTCTCTTGTTCATGTACCTATCCCAATGCGTCGTGAAATTTAGGTTGCCGATTTCTTTGTCGTTTGCGACGAGTTCGCCAGTGTAAACGATCACGTATAAGTCAGACCATGCGGAGATGAGGAGACTTCTACAAAAGCGAAGCTAGAAATGGAGCTGCCACTTTAACTCCGACGCCGATGATGCCTGCGATCTTCGATACCGTCCCAACAATTTCAGACACGGAGCTGGCAGCGGTGTTGGCCTTCTGCAAGTTTGCGTTGAGATGTTCCAGTCCCTGAGTGAGTCCGGGTTTGGGGTCAGGTTGTTTGGCAGCTTCCTGCATGCTGGGCAGCACTTGCTGCGTGATCGCCTGTTTGGCCTCTTCGGGGATTGGAGCTTGCTGTATCTGCTGATGGAGCGAGTCCAGCAGGCTGAGAATCTGGTCGCGGTCAACCTGGTTCATGGTGACGTTCTGAGTGTTGTTGTCGCCGACCTGAACATTGGTTCCGGATACGGTACCCATTTGGATATTCGACATATACAAACCTCCTCGCTTCGTTCTCGTGTGCGCGGCCCTGTTAGGTGTGGACGATGTTGTGGTCCCCGATCTGAACATTCGTTCCTTTTACGTCTCCGAAAGAGAGGGAACCCCCAGCTTCAACGTGTATCTCGAATATCTGTGATTGGCCGACGGTGGTGGGTAGGCTCATGATGGGAGTCACTACGGAACTATCGGCGTTTACCAGCTGCATTTCTACATGGTTCAGATTGTTCTTGTCGATCAGGGTGCGGACTTCTCCGGGGACGGCGGAGGTTCCATTCAATTGAAGATTGGCCACGAACTGAAGCGTCGAGCCGGCGAACTCTACCCAGCGGTAGAGGCTGATGCCGACGACGCATTGCACGGCAGAGGTGGGGCCTTGCAGCAGCATGGCGCTCATGCGTATGGGATGTCCGTCCATCGAGAGAGCATCGAACTCCCGCACCAGCGTCATGACGCCGTTGAGAGTCGTCTGCCGCAGCGGAGTGATGCGCAGCACGCTCTGCAGGCCGAGGCTCCGCGCGTTGTAGGCGGCGACCATAGGATTGTCGAAGTTGTAATAATGCTGCACCAGGCCCGGCAGATAGGGCGGCATCACCGGGAGGATCCATATAAGCGCCGGACTGTTGGGCGGCGGTGTCGACCCGGGCGGCCATGCGAATACACCTCCGCTCATAGGATCAGGCGGCGTGGACGTAAAACCAGGGGGCATCTGGACGGAGTAGCCGTACCCGTTCAGCGTATTCGAGAAGTTGTTCCAGTTGCCCAAGCTTTGCCTCACGGTGTCTGATAGGCAAGCATCTTACTCCGGCTTGCGCGGGGACACCCGTGAAATTTTGCCGGGGCCTATATTTTTGTCAACGGCCTTACTTGATATCGCGCCAGTTCTGGCCTATGCCAACCTCGGCGGTGATGGGCACGGTGAATTCGGCTACGTGTTCCATCTCATGTTTGACTAGCTTTTGTAGCTCTTCGGCCTCTTCGGGGACTACGTCGAAGAGTAGTTCGTCGTGGACCTGGAGGGTCATCTGCGATTTGAGCTTGCGGTCGCGTAGAGCCTCGTCGATGCGGAGCATGGCTAGTTTGATGAGGTCGGCTGCGGTGCCCTGCAGCGGTGTGTTGACTGCGGTGCGCTCGGCGAAGCCTCGCATGTTCGGGTTGCGGGACTGGATGTCGGGGATGGGGCGGACGCGTCCGAAGTGAGTGCGGACGGCCTGGTCGCGGCGGACGGTTTCGAGGGTCTCGTCGATGAAGCGACGGACTCCGGCGTAGCGCTCGAAGTAGGTTTCGATGTATTGCTTCGCGGTCTTCTGGTCGATGCCGAGTTGGGCGCTGAGGCCGAAGGGGCTGATGCCGTAGACGATGCCGAAGTTGACCGCCTTGGCGCGATTGCGGGTCTCTTTGTCCATCTTCTCCGGCGCGATGCCGAAGACTTCGCTGGCGGTGAGGGTGTGGATGTCCTTGCCGGTGCGGTAGGCGTCGAGTAGAAGAGGGTCCTGCGAGAAATGTGCCATGAGGCGGAGTTCGATCTGTGAGTAGTCCGCCGACATGAGGACGTTGCCGGGAGCGGCGATGAAGGCGGCTCGAATCTCGCGACCTACTGCGGTGCGGATGGGGATGTTTTGCAGATTGGGGTTAGTGGACGAGAGGCGGCCGGTCGCGGTGCCTACCTGATTGAAGGTGGTGTGAATGCGGCCATTGGCATCGGCGAGATTGGGGAGCTGGTCGAGGTAGGTGTTTTTCAGCTTGGCCAGTTGACGGTATTCGAGGACGAGCGCTGGCGTGGTGTGGTGTTCGGCCAGCTCTTCTAATACGTCCTGGGCGGTGGAGACTACTTTGCCCTTACCGTACTTCATCGGCTTGGGGAGAAGCATCTTGTTGAAGAGTACGTCGCCTAGCTGCTTGGGGGAGTTGATGTTGAAGCGGTATGCGGAGTCGCTGCCCATTGCGGTACCGGCTTCGGCGTAGATGCGTTCGGCGAGGTTGTCGATCTCGATAGCAAGCCGGTTGGACATGTCGTTGAGGACGGTGGGGTCGATTCGGACTCCAGCTTGTTCCATGCGCAGGAGCACGGGGACGAGAGGGAGGTCAATGGTGTCGTAGACATTTGTAACCTTCGAGGTTTCAATCTCGGCGCGGAGGATGGGGGCGAGCCGCTGGACTGCGTTGGCGGCTTCAGCCAGCAGGTTTTCGGAGACGACACCTTTGGTGACCTGCGCGAGTGCTCGGTTGGTAAAGCGGGCGGTGACATCGGCCAGCGTATGCGATCCGTGGGTCGGGTTGACGAGATAGCTGAGGAGCATGACGTCGTTGCGGATACCGGCGAGCGTGATGCCATGCGGCTGTAAGGCGCGATGGATGGCTTTGAGGTCGTGGACGTCTTTGGGGAGAGCGGGGTCGAGGAGGGCTTCCTTAATGCCGGGAGCGTCGAGGGAGACTTCGATGGCGGTGTGCGAATTGACGGCGAGGCCCAATTTGCAGGCGGGGTCGGATGATGTGGCGCTGGCGGAAGCAGGGCCTAGGGCGCCCGGTTTTGTGGCTGCTTCGGCGGTGCCGAAGAGTGTGAGATTTTCTGCGGGGGGTGGTTCGGGTTCGTTCGATTCTTCGCTGGGTTCGGCGGCGGTCTCTTCGGCGATGGCGCGGGCGTCTTCGAAGATGGCGATGGCCAGACCGTGAGGTTTTCCCGTGGCCTGGTCGATGGTGCGGGCTTCGGTGAGGAGTGCAGCGATCTCTTCTGACGTGGGTTTGGTGTTGAAGGCGATGGGCGTGTTGTCGGTGGCGGGAGCCAGATCTTTGAGGAGGGTCGTGAACTCGAGTTCGGAGAAGAGTTCGCGGCAGGCGGCGTTGTCCGGCGGCTGGGTGAGCATGTCTTCGATGCTGTAGTCGATGGGGACGCCGGTGTGGATGGTGACGAGCTCTTTGGAGAGGAGAATATTTTCGCGATTATTTTGTAACGATTCGCGATACGTTTTGCGCTTGACCTCGTCGGCTCGATCGAGCGCGGCTTCGACGGTGCCGAACTGCTGGATGAGTTCGACGGACCCTTTGTCGCCGATGCCGGGTGCTCCGGGGATGTTGTCGATGGCGTCGCCGCGAAGGGCCATAACGTCGACGACGCGCTCGGGAGGGACGCCGAGGGCGGCTTCGACTCCGGCAGGGTCGAGGATGAGGTTGTCCTTCGTCGGGTTGAGGATGGAGACGCCGTCGTTGACGAGCTGCATCATGTCCTTGTCGGAGGACACGACGAAGACCTTGTGGCCTAGCGCGGAGAGCTTGCAGGAGAGGGTGCCGATGACGTCGTCGGCTTCGAAGCCCTCGTAGCTGAGGATGGGGATGCGGAAGGCTTCGAGGGCGCGGCGGATGAAGGGAAGCTGCTGGGCGAGGTCCTGCGGCATCTCGGTGCGGTTGGCCTTGTAGCCCGCGTAGTCGATGACTTCGAACTCCTGCGTTTTGATGTTGAATTTCTTGACGCCCTTCATCTCTTTG from Edaphobacter paludis includes:
- the polA gene encoding DNA polymerase I, which gives rise to MSEAKTEKTTAEKPPIYLLDSMAFIFRAYHAMQRQRPMSTRTGIPTAATYVFVNMINKLRKDFQPHYLAAVYDLSGPVFRDERAKEMKGVKKFNIKTQEFEVIDYAGYKANRTEMPQDLAQQLPFIRRALEAFRIPILSYEGFEADDVIGTLSCKLSALGHKVFVVSSDKDMMQLVNDGVSILNPTKDNLILDPAGVEAALGVPPERVVDVMALRGDAIDNIPGAPGIGDKGSVELIQQFGTVEAALDRADEVKRKTYRESLQNNRENILLSKELVTIHTGVPIDYSIEDMLTQPPDNAACRELFSELEFTTLLKDLAPATDNTPIAFNTKPTSEEIAALLTEARTIDQATGKPHGLAIAIFEDARAIAEETAAEPSEESNEPEPPPAENLTLFGTAEAATKPGALGPASASATSSDPACKLGLAVNSHTAIEVSLDAPGIKEALLDPALPKDVHDLKAIHRALQPHGITLAGIRNDVMLLSYLVNPTHGSHTLADVTARFTNRALAQVTKGVVSENLLAEAANAVQRLAPILRAEIETSKVTNVYDTIDLPLVPVLLRMEQAGVRIDPTVLNDMSNRLAIEIDNLAERIYAEAGTAMGSDSAYRFNINSPKQLGDVLFNKMLLPKPMKYGKGKVVSTAQDVLEELAEHHTTPALVLEYRQLAKLKNTYLDQLPNLADANGRIHTTFNQVGTATGRLSSTNPNLQNIPIRTAVGREIRAAFIAAPGNVLMSADYSQIELRLMAHFSQDPLLLDAYRTGKDIHTLTASEVFGIAPEKMDKETRNRAKAVNFGIVYGISPFGLSAQLGIDQKTAKQYIETYFERYAGVRRFIDETLETVRRDQAVRTHFGRVRPIPDIQSRNPNMRGFAERTAVNTPLQGTAADLIKLAMLRIDEALRDRKLKSQMTLQVHDELLFDVVPEEAEELQKLVKHEMEHVAEFTVPITAEVGIGQNWRDIK
- a CDS encoding FAD-binding protein encodes the protein MNKREFLKSTGAIITGTMLSRIAPAEQTAHSEAPAAAHRTNWSGNLQYHTDHLLQPTTVEETQQAVKSCTKLRALGARHSFNTIADSNFNQISVKALQNMSVDAKARTVTVGGGVTYGQLAPYIDAQGFAVHNLASLPHVSVAGACATATHGSGNKNGNLSTSVAAMEIVTADGNIVHISREKDGDQILGAAVALGGLGVVTATTLDVIPTFQMAQVVYENLSFDQLEHNLEAIFGSGYSVSLFTDWQKNRATQVWIKSRLAPGGKADMPAEFYGATLAKQKLHPITGASAVNCTEQQGIPGPWYERMPHFRMNFTPSSGNELQSEYFVPRHKGYAAIRAVEELRDHITPHLFVTEFRTIASDNIWMSTCHNRDSMTIHFTWKPDWPSVKKVLPLIEAKLAPFDARPHWAKMFTMQPSHIQHLYEKLPDYQAMLKHYDPNGKFRNDFLNTNLFGA